One Mixta gaviniae genomic window carries:
- a CDS encoding YebY family protein yields MKKIIGLVLAMGCCTSALAASEVITISRFEIGKDKWPFNREEVMLTCTKEHALFAINPSTLMQYPLNDKAAQKVASGQAQAQPIAVIQNDDPQHPGQKASLQPIIDRAEKLCN; encoded by the coding sequence ATGAAGAAAATCATCGGATTGGTACTGGCGATGGGATGCTGCACCAGCGCGCTGGCGGCATCGGAAGTGATCACGATCAGCCGTTTTGAAATCGGCAAAGATAAATGGCCGTTTAACCGTGAAGAGGTGATGCTCACCTGTACCAAAGAGCATGCGCTGTTTGCCATTAATCCCAGCACTCTGATGCAATACCCGCTGAATGATAAAGCGGCGCAGAAAGTGGCCTCGGGTCAGGCGCAGGCGCAGCCGATTGCCGTGATCCAAAATGATGACCCGCAGCATCCGGGGCAGAAAGCCAGCCTGCAGCCGATTATCGATCGCGCGGAAAAGCTCTGCAATTAA
- the copD gene encoding copper homeostasis membrane protein CopD produces the protein MTLESLYILCRWLHFSALMLLTGSAFYSALLAPRRYRPLLSRRLMPTLTASALLALLSALAMLALQTGLMSGDGRNIAQPAIWRAVLHTGFGQAWRIQLLFALLACLSLAARGAWRQRMLLLCGIVQLGGLALVGHAAMLDGWCGSLQRINHAVHLAGAAFWTGGLMPLLWLMRDARQPALRADAIRAMMRFSRYGHLAVALTLISGVINTGLIVGWPWPAENDYRLLLLVKIGLVALMVCTALFNRYWLVPRFRQPDGRAQQWFVRATQFELLTAVVVVFLVSFFATLQP, from the coding sequence ATGACGCTGGAATCGCTTTATATCCTCTGCCGTTGGCTTCATTTCAGCGCCCTGATGCTGCTGACCGGCAGCGCCTTTTATAGCGCGCTGCTGGCGCCGCGTCGTTATCGGCCGCTGCTTAGCCGCCGCCTGATGCCGACGCTGACGGCCAGCGCGCTGTTGGCGTTGCTGAGCGCGCTGGCGATGCTGGCGTTGCAGACCGGCCTGATGAGCGGCGACGGGCGCAATATCGCCCAACCCGCCATCTGGCGCGCGGTGCTGCATACCGGCTTCGGCCAGGCGTGGCGCATTCAGCTGCTGTTCGCGCTGCTCGCCTGCCTGAGCCTGGCGGCGCGCGGCGCATGGCGGCAGCGTATGCTGTTGTTGTGCGGCATTGTTCAGCTTGGCGGCCTGGCGCTGGTGGGGCACGCGGCGATGCTGGACGGCTGGTGCGGATCGCTGCAGCGCATTAACCATGCGGTACATCTTGCGGGCGCCGCGTTCTGGACCGGCGGCCTGATGCCGCTGCTATGGCTGATGCGCGACGCGCGGCAGCCGGCATTGCGCGCCGATGCGATACGCGCCATGATGCGTTTTTCGCGCTATGGGCATCTGGCCGTGGCGCTGACGCTTATCAGCGGCGTTATCAACACCGGGTTGATCGTCGGCTGGCCGTGGCCGGCGGAGAATGACTACCGGCTGCTGCTGCTGGTTAAAATCGGGCTGGTAGCGTTGATGGTTTGTACCGCGTTGTTTAACCGCTACTGGCTGGTGCCGCGTTTTCGTCAGCCAGACGGCAGGGCACAGCAATGGTTTGTGCGCGCAACGCAGTTTGAACTACTGACTGCGGTGGTGGTGGTCTTTTTAGTCAGCTTTTTCGCCACGCTGCAGCCGTAA
- the yobA gene encoding CopC domain-containing protein YobA has protein sequence MLKNRISALPGAALLVLAVAFSPAALAHAHLKSQYPAANAKVEASPQALTLTFSEDIEPAFSGVEILGAGQQAMPTAEAERAPQQHNQLIVPLEKPLPGGSYQVNWHVLSVDGHKTKGSYTFSVK, from the coding sequence ATGTTGAAAAACCGCATCTCTGCTTTACCTGGCGCAGCCCTCCTGGTACTGGCGGTCGCCTTTTCTCCGGCTGCGTTGGCCCATGCCCACCTGAAATCACAATATCCCGCCGCCAACGCGAAGGTTGAGGCATCTCCGCAGGCGCTGACCCTGACCTTCTCTGAAGATATCGAACCGGCGTTCAGCGGCGTAGAAATCCTTGGCGCAGGCCAGCAGGCAATGCCGACTGCAGAAGCCGAGCGCGCGCCGCAGCAGCATAACCAGCTGATCGTGCCGCTGGAGAAACCGCTTCCGGGCGGCAGCTACCAGGTTAACTGGCACGTGCTGTCGGTGGATGGCCACAAAACCAAAGGAAGCTACACTTTCAGCGTGAAGTAA
- a CDS encoding DNA polymerase III subunit theta has protein sequence MSNNLATLSQDEKDKVNVDLAAAGVAFKERYNMPVVAEIVEREQPEALRDWFRQRLMHHRQASLNLSRLPWEPKK, from the coding sequence ATGAGTAACAACCTGGCAACACTATCGCAGGATGAGAAGGATAAAGTGAACGTCGATTTAGCCGCAGCAGGCGTCGCGTTTAAAGAGCGTTACAATATGCCGGTGGTGGCGGAGATCGTAGAGCGCGAGCAGCCGGAAGCGCTGCGCGACTGGTTCCGCCAGCGCCTGATGCATCATCGACAGGCGTCGCTTAATCTTTCCCGCCTGCCCTGGGAACCGAAGAAATAA
- the exoX gene encoding exodeoxyribonuclease X, translated as MLRVIDTETCGLQGGIVEIASVDVIDGQIVNPMSDLVCPDRPISRQAMAVHRITEAMVADKPPIEALIHRYHGSPYYVAHNASFDRRMLPEMHGEWICTMKLARQLWPGLRYGNQALREHLKLEVTPPADLHAHRALYDCYVTAALLIRIMETSGWDAPRMTGVVGTSASGGLDVMPFGKYRGRAIAEVAKRDPGYLRWMLNAIPDLKPALRTALQKQVNQED; from the coding sequence ATGCTACGCGTTATTGATACTGAAACCTGCGGCCTGCAGGGCGGTATCGTTGAGATCGCTTCCGTCGACGTGATTGACGGACAAATCGTTAACCCCATGAGCGATCTGGTCTGCCCCGACCGTCCCATCAGTCGTCAGGCGATGGCGGTGCATCGCATTACCGAAGCGATGGTGGCCGATAAGCCGCCGATCGAGGCGTTGATCCACCGTTATCACGGCAGCCCTTATTACGTTGCGCATAACGCCAGCTTCGACCGTCGCATGCTGCCGGAGATGCACGGCGAATGGATCTGCACCATGAAGCTGGCGCGTCAGCTCTGGCCAGGCCTGCGCTACGGCAACCAGGCGCTGCGCGAACATCTGAAGCTGGAGGTGACGCCGCCCGCCGATCTCCATGCGCACCGCGCGCTGTATGACTGCTACGTCACCGCCGCGCTGCTGATCCGCATTATGGAGACCTCCGGCTGGGACGCGCCGCGCATGACGGGCGTTGTTGGCACCTCGGCCTCGGGTGGGCTGGATGTGATGCCGTTCGGCAAATATCGGGGTCGCGCCATTGCCGAGGTAGCGAAACGCGATCCCGGCTATCTGCGCTGGATGCTGAACGCTATCCCGGATCTGAAACCTGCCCTGCGCACCGCGCTACAGAAGCAGGTTAATCAGGAAGATTAA
- a CDS encoding prolyl oligopeptidase family serine peptidase, which translates to MMPPKAKKVAHEMTLHGDTRVDHYYWLRDDQRDDPEVLDYLHAENNYGHKVMLSQKALQDRLLKEMVGRISQQDYSVPYVKNGYRYQSRYEAGNEYAIYLRQPAETDTPDEWETLLDANQRASHSEFYTMGALDVSPDNRIMALAEDFLSRRQYGIRFRNLETGNWYPEVLENVSPSFAWVNDSKTLYYVRKDKQTLLPYQVWRHNVGTPQQDDELVYEEKDDTFYLSVHKTTSEHFVLIALHSTTTTEIHLLDAEYADARPRVFVPRRKGHEYTLDHYDHRFWLRSNRDGKNFGLYRTSYLDESRWETIIAPRDHVVMEDFQLFRDWLVVEERQRGLSSLRQICWRTGETFGIAFDDPAYVTWLAFNASPETSKLRYGYSSMTTPTTLFELDMDTGERRVLKQTQINGFDSANYKSEHLWIKARDGVEVPVSLVYHRQHYQPGKNPMLVYGYGSYGSIMDADFSSSRLSLLDRGFIYALVHVRGGGELGQQWYDDGRLLNKMNTFNDFLDVTDALVQQGYGDPQRLYAMGGSAGGLLMGAVINQQPDRFHGVVAQVPFVDVVTTMLDETIPLTTGEYDEWGNPNDPQYYHYMKQYSPYDNVGEHHYPHMLVTTGLHDSQVQYWEPAKWVAKLREQKKDENLLLLCTDMDSGHGGKSGRFKSYEGVSLEFAFIIGLAQGTLHSGSGY; encoded by the coding sequence ATGATGCCACCTAAAGCAAAAAAAGTTGCCCATGAGATGACGCTGCACGGCGATACACGCGTCGATCACTACTACTGGCTGCGTGACGATCAGCGCGACGATCCTGAGGTGCTGGATTATCTGCACGCGGAAAACAACTACGGCCACAAGGTCATGCTGTCGCAGAAGGCGCTGCAGGATCGGCTGCTGAAAGAGATGGTCGGGCGTATTTCTCAGCAGGATTACAGCGTGCCGTACGTGAAAAACGGCTATCGCTATCAGAGCCGCTATGAAGCAGGCAACGAATACGCCATCTATCTGCGCCAGCCGGCGGAAACGGACACGCCGGACGAGTGGGAGACGCTGCTTGACGCCAACCAGCGCGCTTCCCACAGCGAGTTCTATACCATGGGCGCGCTGGACGTCAGCCCCGATAACCGTATTATGGCGCTGGCGGAGGATTTCCTCTCGCGCCGCCAGTACGGCATCCGCTTCCGCAACCTGGAGACCGGTAACTGGTATCCGGAGGTGCTGGAGAACGTCTCACCCAGTTTTGCCTGGGTCAACGACTCAAAAACCCTCTACTATGTGCGTAAAGATAAACAGACGCTGCTGCCTTATCAGGTATGGCGCCACAATGTCGGCACGCCGCAGCAGGATGATGAGCTGGTTTATGAAGAGAAGGACGATACCTTTTACCTCAGCGTGCATAAAACCACCTCGGAGCATTTCGTTTTAATCGCGCTGCACAGCACCACCACCACAGAAATTCACCTGCTTGACGCGGAATATGCCGATGCGCGCCCGCGCGTCTTCGTGCCGCGCCGCAAAGGGCATGAGTATACGCTTGACCACTACGATCACCGCTTCTGGCTGCGATCCAACCGTGACGGCAAAAACTTTGGCCTCTACCGCACCAGCTATCTGGATGAGTCGCGCTGGGAGACTATTATCGCGCCGCGCGACCATGTGGTGATGGAAGATTTCCAGCTGTTCCGCGACTGGCTGGTGGTGGAAGAGCGTCAGCGCGGGCTTTCCAGCCTGCGGCAGATCTGCTGGCGCACCGGCGAGACCTTCGGGATCGCCTTCGACGATCCTGCTTATGTCACCTGGCTGGCCTTTAACGCCTCGCCGGAGACCAGCAAGCTGCGCTACGGCTACTCCTCAATGACCACGCCCACCACGCTGTTTGAGCTGGATATGGATACCGGCGAGCGGCGCGTACTGAAGCAGACGCAGATTAACGGCTTCGACTCCGCCAACTATAAAAGCGAGCATCTCTGGATCAAGGCGCGCGACGGCGTCGAAGTGCCGGTGTCGCTGGTCTATCACCGCCAGCACTATCAGCCGGGCAAAAATCCGATGCTGGTATATGGCTATGGCTCCTACGGTTCAATCATGGATGCCGATTTCAGTTCCAGCCGGCTGAGCCTGCTCGATCGCGGCTTTATCTATGCGCTGGTTCACGTGCGTGGTGGCGGCGAGCTGGGGCAGCAGTGGTATGACGACGGCCGTCTGCTGAACAAGATGAACACCTTCAACGATTTCCTCGACGTGACCGACGCGCTGGTGCAGCAGGGTTATGGCGATCCGCAGCGGCTGTACGCCATGGGCGGCAGCGCCGGCGGGCTGCTAATGGGCGCGGTGATCAACCAGCAACCCGATCGTTTTCACGGCGTGGTGGCGCAGGTGCCTTTTGTGGATGTGGTGACCACCATGCTGGATGAGACCATCCCGCTGACCACCGGCGAATATGACGAGTGGGGCAACCCCAACGATCCGCAGTACTACCACTATATGAAGCAGTACAGCCCGTACGACAATGTCGGCGAGCATCACTATCCGCATATGCTGGTGACGACCGGGCTGCATGATTCGCAGGTACAGTACTGGGAACCGGCCAAGTGGGTAGCGAAACTGCGCGAGCAGAAGAAGGATGAAAACCTGCTGCTGCTCTGTACCGATATGGACTCCGGTCACGGCGGTAAATCGGGGCGCTTTAAATCTTATGAGGGCGTCTCGCTGGAGTTCGCTTTTATCATCGGGCTGGCGCAAGGCACGCTGCACAGCGGTAGCGGCTATTAA
- a CDS encoding tellurite resistance TerB family protein — MSNWLQQIQQLLGNKNLGNAGAKAQGGSEALNKMLAPGALGSLAGLLISSKTSRNLLTKYGKNALIIGGGAAAGTLLWNKYKQRVREAHQDEPQFGQQTTPVDQRAERLITALVFAAKSDGHIDGDERKAIEQNIHQAGYGEQAEALIQQAINRPLDPHWLAQGVKNEEEALELYFLSCATIDVDHFMERSYLKELGDALKIPPDVREEIEKDIRQEKEKLPS; from the coding sequence ATGAGTAACTGGCTGCAGCAAATTCAACAACTGTTAGGCAACAAAAATCTCGGCAACGCGGGCGCGAAAGCGCAGGGTGGCAGCGAAGCCTTAAATAAGATGCTGGCGCCCGGCGCGCTTGGCAGCCTGGCGGGCCTGCTGATCTCCAGCAAAACCTCGCGCAATTTGCTGACCAAATATGGCAAAAACGCACTGATTATCGGCGGCGGCGCGGCGGCGGGCACCTTGTTGTGGAACAAATACAAACAGCGCGTGCGCGAAGCTCATCAGGACGAGCCGCAGTTCGGCCAGCAGACGACCCCGGTCGATCAGCGGGCGGAGCGTCTGATTACCGCGCTGGTGTTCGCCGCCAAGAGCGACGGCCATATCGACGGCGATGAGCGTAAGGCGATTGAGCAGAACATTCATCAGGCGGGCTACGGCGAACAGGCGGAAGCGCTGATCCAGCAGGCGATCAATCGTCCGCTCGATCCGCACTGGCTGGCGCAGGGCGTAAAAAATGAGGAAGAGGCGCTGGAGCTTTACTTCCTCAGCTGCGCGACCATCGATGTCGATCACTTTATGGAGCGCAGCTATCTGAAAGAGCTGGGCGACGCGCTGAAAATCCCGCCAGACGTACGCGAAGAGATTGAAAAAGATATCCGTCAGGAAAAAGAGAAGCTGCCGTCCTGA
- a CDS encoding YebG family protein: MAVETKFVVVRKGEEKMTFASKKEADAYDKMLDMAEAFTDWLLQSELSLDEAQFENLGLFLAEQKDAVQHILRTSKLPEAQPDNAAPKAADEESSKKVRAVKAA, from the coding sequence ATGGCTGTTGAAACCAAATTTGTAGTGGTGAGAAAAGGTGAAGAAAAGATGACATTTGCCAGCAAGAAAGAAGCAGACGCATACGACAAAATGCTCGATATGGCGGAGGCCTTTACTGACTGGCTGTTGCAGAGCGAGCTGTCGCTGGATGAGGCGCAGTTTGAAAACCTGGGCCTGTTCCTGGCCGAGCAGAAAGATGCGGTGCAGCATATTCTGCGCACCAGCAAGCTGCCGGAAGCGCAGCCTGACAATGCCGCGCCGAAAGCGGCTGATGAAGAGAGCAGCAAAAAGGTGCGCGCCGTTAAGGCAGCCTGA
- the purT gene encoding formate-dependent phosphoribosylglycinamide formyltransferase — protein sequence MTTLGTALRPGATRVMLLGSGELGKEVAIECQRLGVEVIAVDRYADAPAMHVAHRSHVINMLDGAALQALIAQERPDYVVPEIEAIATDTLLELEQQGQRVVPNARAARLTMNREGIRRLAAETLGLPTSSYRFADSQQAFIAAAQEIGFPCIVKPVMSSSGKGQSFIREAAQLPQAWEYAQQGGRAGAGKVIVEGVVKFDFEITLLTISAVDGIHFCAPIGHRQEDGDYRESWQPQQMSPLALQRAQAVAEKVVTGLGGFGLFGVELFVCGDEVVFSEVSPRPHDTGMVTLISQDMSEFALHVRAFLGLPVGAVRQYGPAASAVILPELRSGDVRYGNLEQALGAGLQLRLFGKPDVEGKRRMGVALATGESTEEAVARAVAAAAVVQVSG from the coding sequence ATGACGACTCTTGGAACGGCGCTGCGTCCGGGCGCGACACGCGTTATGCTGCTGGGCTCCGGCGAATTGGGTAAAGAAGTGGCGATAGAATGCCAGCGGCTGGGCGTGGAGGTGATCGCCGTCGATCGTTACGCTGATGCGCCGGCGATGCATGTTGCGCACCGCAGCCATGTGATCAATATGCTGGACGGCGCAGCGCTGCAAGCGCTGATCGCTCAGGAGCGTCCCGATTACGTGGTGCCTGAAATCGAAGCGATCGCCACCGATACGCTGCTCGAGCTGGAGCAGCAGGGCCAGCGCGTGGTACCCAACGCGCGCGCGGCGCGTCTGACCATGAACCGTGAAGGCATCCGTCGCCTGGCGGCGGAAACCCTGGGGCTGCCCACCTCCTCCTACCGTTTCGCCGACAGCCAGCAGGCGTTTATCGCTGCGGCGCAAGAGATCGGCTTTCCCTGCATCGTTAAGCCGGTGATGAGTTCCTCTGGCAAGGGGCAGAGCTTTATCCGCGAAGCGGCGCAGTTGCCGCAGGCGTGGGAGTATGCGCAACAGGGCGGCCGCGCCGGCGCCGGCAAAGTGATCGTCGAAGGCGTGGTGAAATTCGATTTTGAAATCACCCTGCTTACTATCAGCGCGGTGGACGGCATTCACTTCTGCGCGCCGATTGGTCACCGTCAGGAGGATGGCGACTACCGCGAATCCTGGCAACCGCAGCAGATGAGCCCGCTGGCGCTGCAGCGCGCTCAGGCGGTCGCCGAAAAAGTGGTGACCGGGCTGGGCGGTTTCGGCCTGTTCGGCGTCGAGCTGTTTGTTTGCGGCGATGAGGTGGTGTTCAGCGAAGTTTCGCCACGCCCGCACGACACCGGCATGGTGACGCTAATTTCGCAGGATATGTCGGAGTTCGCGCTGCACGTACGCGCCTTTCTCGGTCTGCCTGTCGGCGCGGTACGTCAGTATGGTCCCGCCGCTTCGGCGGTGATCCTGCCGGAACTGCGCAGCGGCGATGTCCGCTACGGTAACCTTGAGCAGGCGCTGGGCGCCGGTCTGCAGCTGCGGCTGTTTGGCAAGCCGGATGTGGAAGGAAAACGGCGAATGGGCGTCGCGCTGGCGACCGGGGAAAGCACAGAAGAAGCGGTCGCGCGGGCGGTGGCCGCCGCGGCCGTCGTGCAGGTCAGCGGCTGA
- a CDS encoding bifunctional 4-hydroxy-2-oxoglutarate aldolase/2-dehydro-3-deoxy-phosphogluconate aldolase, with the protein MKNWKTSAEAILTTGPVVPVIVVNDLAHAVPMAKALVAGGVRVLEVTLRTPVAMDALKAIIQEVPDAIVGAGTVINTQQLAEVTAAGAQFVISPGITEPLLQAAVEGTVPLIPGISTVSELMTGMQYGLREFKFFPAEANGGVKALQAIAGPFPQVRFCPTGGISPKNYRDYLALNSVLCIGGSWLVPNDALASGDYQRITELAREAVAGAR; encoded by the coding sequence ATGAAAAACTGGAAAACAAGCGCTGAGGCGATTCTGACAACCGGACCGGTCGTGCCGGTGATCGTGGTTAACGATCTGGCGCACGCGGTGCCGATGGCTAAAGCGCTGGTGGCAGGCGGCGTAAGGGTGCTGGAAGTGACGCTGCGCACGCCGGTGGCGATGGATGCGCTGAAAGCGATCATTCAGGAAGTGCCGGATGCCATCGTCGGCGCCGGAACGGTAATCAATACCCAGCAGCTGGCGGAAGTGACCGCCGCCGGCGCCCAGTTTGTCATCAGCCCGGGCATCACCGAGCCGCTGCTGCAGGCGGCGGTGGAAGGCACCGTTCCGCTGATCCCCGGCATCAGCACCGTTTCCGAACTGATGACCGGAATGCAATATGGCCTGCGCGAATTTAAATTCTTCCCGGCGGAAGCGAATGGCGGGGTGAAAGCGCTGCAGGCGATTGCCGGGCCTTTCCCGCAGGTGCGCTTCTGTCCGACCGGCGGCATTTCGCCGAAAAACTACCGCGACTATCTGGCGCTGAACAGCGTGCTGTGCATCGGCGGCTCCTGGCTGGTGCCGAATGACGCGCTGGCCTCCGGCGATTATCAGCGTATTACCGAACTGGCGCGCGAAGCCGTCGCCGGCGCGCGTTAA
- the zwf gene encoding glucose-6-phosphate dehydrogenase, with product MAVTQTAQACDLVIFGAKGDLARRKLLPSLYQLEKAGQIHEQTRIIGVGRAEWDKAEYTKVVREALETFMKEKIDEALWDRLSNRLDFCNLDVNDTTHFARLGKMLDQKNRVTINYFAMPPSTFGAICKGLGQAKLNAKPARVVMEKPLGTSLETSQEINDQVGEYFEECQVFRIDHYLGKETVLNLLALRFANSLFANNWDNRTIDHVQITVAEEVGIEGRWGYFDKAGQMRDMIQNHLLQVLTMIAMSPPSDLSADSIRDEKVKVLRSLRRIDHTNVREKTVRGQYTAGFVQGKKVPGYLEEEGANKASNTETFVSIRVDIDNWRWAGVPFYLRTGKRLPTKCSEVVVYFKNPEMNLFKESWQELPQNKLTIRLQPDEGVDIEILNKVPGLDHKHNLQTTKLDLSYSETFNQSHLADAYERLLLESMRGIQALFVRRDEVEAAWTWVDSIIDAWSADNEAPKPYQAGTWGPVASVAMITRDGRSWNEFE from the coding sequence ATGGCGGTAACACAAACAGCCCAGGCATGCGATCTGGTCATTTTTGGCGCCAAAGGCGATCTGGCGCGCCGGAAACTGCTGCCTTCCCTGTATCAGCTGGAAAAGGCCGGGCAGATCCATGAGCAGACCCGAATTATCGGCGTTGGGCGTGCGGAATGGGATAAAGCGGAATACACCAAAGTGGTGCGTGAGGCGCTGGAAACCTTCATGAAAGAGAAAATCGACGAAGCGCTGTGGGATCGCCTCAGCAACCGCCTCGATTTCTGCAACCTGGACGTGAACGACACCACGCACTTCGCGCGTCTGGGTAAAATGCTCGATCAGAAAAACCGCGTCACCATTAACTATTTCGCTATGCCGCCCAGCACCTTCGGCGCCATCTGCAAAGGCCTCGGCCAGGCGAAGCTGAACGCCAAACCGGCGCGCGTAGTGATGGAAAAACCGCTCGGCACCTCGCTGGAAACCTCGCAGGAAATTAACGATCAGGTCGGCGAATATTTCGAAGAGTGCCAGGTGTTCCGCATCGACCACTACCTTGGTAAAGAGACGGTGCTGAACCTGCTGGCGCTGCGCTTCGCCAACTCGCTGTTCGCCAATAACTGGGACAACCGCACCATCGACCACGTGCAGATCACCGTGGCGGAAGAAGTGGGCATCGAAGGCCGCTGGGGCTACTTTGATAAAGCGGGCCAGATGCGCGATATGATCCAGAACCACCTGCTGCAGGTGCTGACCATGATCGCCATGTCGCCCCCCTCCGATCTCAGCGCCGACAGCATCCGCGATGAGAAGGTCAAAGTGCTGCGTTCGCTGCGCCGCATCGACCATACCAACGTGCGTGAAAAAACCGTGCGCGGCCAGTACACCGCCGGCTTCGTGCAGGGCAAAAAAGTGCCGGGCTATCTGGAAGAAGAGGGCGCCAACAAGGCGAGCAACACCGAAACCTTCGTCTCTATTCGCGTCGATATCGACAACTGGCGCTGGGCGGGCGTGCCGTTCTACCTGCGCACCGGCAAGCGTCTGCCGACCAAATGTTCTGAAGTCGTGGTTTACTTTAAAAACCCGGAAATGAACCTGTTTAAAGAGTCCTGGCAGGAGCTGCCGCAGAACAAGCTGACCATTCGCCTGCAGCCGGATGAAGGGGTGGATATCGAGATCCTGAATAAAGTGCCGGGTCTTGATCACAAGCATAACCTGCAGACCACCAAGCTCGACCTGAGCTACTCCGAGACTTTTAATCAGTCTCACCTGGCGGATGCCTATGAACGTCTGCTGCTGGAAAGCATGCGCGGCATTCAGGCGCTGTTTGTGCGCCGTGACGAAGTGGAAGCGGCATGGACATGGGTCGACTCCATCATCGACGCATGGTCCGCCGATAACGAGGCGCCGAAGCCGTATCAGGCTGGCACCTGGGGGCCGGTCGCCTCTGTCGCAATGATCACGCGCGACGGCCGTTCCTGGAACGAGTTTGAATAA
- a CDS encoding MurR/RpiR family transcriptional regulator, with translation MNNMLDRIQTQLPHLSKSERKVAEAILAAPESAIHSSIALMASSAGVSDPTVNRFCHRMQTKGFPDFKLQLAQSLATGTPWVSRNIDEHDAAEIYTDKLFHSALAGLEQVRQQLDMQAIQRAVELLAAAKKISFFGLGASAAVAHDAMNKFFRFNVPVIYSDDVVMQRMSCINSGTEDVVVLISHTGRTKSLTELAQLARENGAAVLALTASGSPLAREASLLLALDVAEDTDIYMPMVSRMAQLMLIDVLATGFTLHRGAQFRDNLRRVKEALKASRLDKASDALSAPR, from the coding sequence ATGAACAACATGCTGGACCGAATTCAAACGCAGCTTCCCCACCTCAGCAAATCTGAACGTAAGGTCGCCGAAGCGATCCTCGCGGCGCCGGAAAGCGCTATCCACTCCAGTATCGCCCTGATGGCCAGCAGCGCGGGCGTCAGCGATCCGACGGTAAACCGTTTCTGTCACAGGATGCAGACCAAAGGCTTTCCCGATTTCAAACTGCAGCTGGCGCAGAGCCTGGCGACCGGCACGCCCTGGGTGAGCCGCAATATTGACGAGCATGATGCGGCGGAAATCTACACCGATAAGCTCTTCCATTCGGCGCTGGCCGGTCTTGAACAGGTGCGCCAGCAGCTTGATATGCAGGCGATCCAGCGCGCCGTCGAACTGCTGGCGGCGGCGAAAAAGATCAGCTTCTTCGGGCTGGGCGCCTCGGCGGCGGTAGCGCACGATGCGATGAACAAATTTTTTCGCTTCAACGTGCCGGTGATCTATTCCGATGACGTGGTGATGCAGCGCATGAGCTGCATCAACAGCGGTACGGAGGATGTGGTGGTGCTGATCTCCCATACCGGCCGCACCAAATCCCTGACAGAGCTGGCACAGCTGGCGCGCGAGAACGGCGCGGCGGTGCTGGCCCTTACCGCCTCTGGCTCGCCGCTGGCGCGCGAAGCGTCGCTGCTGCTGGCGCTGGACGTGGCGGAGGATACCGACATCTATATGCCGATGGTGTCACGCATGGCGCAGCTGATGCTGATTGACGTGCTGGCGACCGGCTTCACCCTGCATCGCGGCGCCCAGTTTCGCGACAATCTCCGGCGGGTTAAAGAGGCGCTGAAAGCGTCGCGGCTGGATAAAGCGAGCGATGCCCTTTCCGCACCGCGCTAA